The following coding sequences lie in one Enterococcus sp. 9E7_DIV0242 genomic window:
- a CDS encoding GFA family protein, translating into MEHHGSCLCGSVSFTIKHADPDVSACHCGMCRKWTAGPLLSIDAGHSENVLFEGIEHIGRYRSSEWAERGFCKNCGSSLFYHGLDDDSYYIPIDLLDTVNQAQLTLEIMYDNKPAYYSFSNQTEKMTEAQVYQQFVEDTTSTEK; encoded by the coding sequence ATGGAACATCATGGAAGCTGTCTATGCGGTAGCGTAAGTTTCACAATCAAACATGCCGATCCAGATGTATCTGCTTGTCATTGTGGAATGTGTAGGAAGTGGACGGCTGGACCGTTATTATCGATTGATGCAGGACATTCAGAAAATGTTCTTTTCGAAGGGATAGAGCACATTGGGCGATATCGCTCGTCTGAATGGGCAGAACGAGGCTTTTGCAAAAATTGTGGTTCTTCTTTGTTTTATCACGGTTTGGATGATGATAGCTACTATATTCCCATCGATTTGCTGGATACAGTCAATCAAGCTCAGCTAACATTGGAAATCATGTATGATAACAAACCAGCCTATTACAGCTTCAGTAATCAGACCGAAAAAATGACAGAAGCTCAGGTTTATCAACAGTTTGTAGAGGATACAACGAGCACAGAAAAATAG
- a CDS encoding amino acid permease → MEQKQLRWFSVGLIAFNMVWGIGNVVNNYAQQGISVVTSWLLILVLYFIPYALIVGQLGSTFKDSNGGVSSWVQNTSTKRLAYYAAWTYWVVHIPYLAQKPQAILIALGWAIQGNGNLVNTMSIATVSFLSLIIFLLFLLLSTRGLATLKVIGGIAGTATFVMSMLFILFAVGAPAINSSVEFATPHMEQISTYIPKFDFSYFTTVSMLVFAVGGAEKISPYVNATKNPAKEFPKGMIFLAAMVGASAVLGSFAMGMLFASNNIPEDLMANGAYSAFQILGEYYGVGNLLMIIYALTNGAGQIAALAFSIDAPLKILLADADPEFVPSALRKKTKKGTLVNGYWLTGILVSIIIALPMFGLKNMNELVKWLTNLNSVVMPMRYLWVFFAYMMLNKAYKNYQSEYKFMKNPKAGFIFGLWCFLFTAFACVLGMVPKFDFAADPQGWFFQLASNILTPIVLILLGMILPAIARKEKNTL, encoded by the coding sequence ATGGAACAAAAACAGCTGAGATGGTTTAGTGTGGGGCTGATTGCCTTCAACATGGTTTGGGGAATTGGTAATGTTGTTAATAATTATGCGCAGCAGGGAATTTCTGTTGTAACGTCGTGGCTATTGATTTTGGTGCTTTACTTCATTCCATATGCCTTGATTGTTGGTCAACTTGGGTCGACCTTCAAAGATAGTAATGGCGGTGTAAGCTCATGGGTACAAAACACGAGTACTAAGCGGCTGGCATATTACGCGGCTTGGACGTACTGGGTTGTTCACATTCCCTATTTAGCACAAAAACCTCAGGCGATTTTGATTGCTTTAGGCTGGGCGATTCAAGGCAATGGGAACTTGGTAAATACAATGTCTATTGCAACAGTTTCTTTCTTATCATTGATTATCTTTTTGCTTTTTCTCCTATTGTCCACTCGTGGATTGGCAACGCTAAAAGTAATCGGAGGGATCGCCGGAACTGCGACCTTCGTGATGTCGATGCTATTTATTCTTTTTGCTGTAGGTGCTCCTGCAATCAACTCATCGGTTGAATTTGCAACACCTCACATGGAGCAAATCAGTACGTATATTCCAAAATTTGATTTTAGCTATTTTACGACAGTTTCCATGCTGGTCTTTGCAGTCGGCGGGGCTGAAAAGATTTCTCCTTATGTCAATGCAACAAAGAATCCTGCGAAAGAGTTTCCAAAGGGAATGATTTTCCTTGCAGCAATGGTTGGTGCTTCAGCAGTATTAGGTTCATTTGCAATGGGGATGTTGTTCGCAAGTAACAATATTCCAGAAGATTTGATGGCCAATGGTGCGTACAGTGCATTCCAAATTCTGGGTGAATATTACGGCGTTGGAAATTTATTGATGATTATTTATGCGTTGACAAATGGTGCTGGACAGATTGCTGCTTTAGCATTTTCTATTGATGCGCCACTAAAAATTCTTCTTGCTGATGCAGATCCTGAGTTTGTTCCGTCAGCTCTTCGTAAGAAAACGAAAAAAGGGACACTTGTTAATGGATACTGGTTAACAGGTATTCTTGTCAGTATCATCATCGCGCTGCCAATGTTTGGATTGAAGAATATGAACGAATTAGTAAAATGGTTGACAAATCTGAACTCTGTAGTGATGCCGATGCGCTATCTTTGGGTATTCTTTGCCTATATGATGCTGAACAAAGCCTATAAGAACTATCAGTCAGAGTACAAATTTATGAAGAATCCTAAAGCCGGATTTATCTTTGGCCTATGGTGTTTCTTATTTACTGCATTTGCCTGTGTCTTGGGGATGGTACCGAAATTTGATTTTGCTGCAGATCCGCAAGGATGGTTTTTCCAATTAGCTTCCAATATCTTGACACCGATTGTCTTGATTTTGTTAGGAATGATTTTGCCGGCAATTGCACGAAAAGAAAAGAATACATTATAA
- a CDS encoding YfhO family protein: MGYYEEKTTLTFTTTFSSTDKLAIVKPDIVLLDTPKFKKSVDALQEKGVDMKVNGRHAEAKVSAEKDQLLWTTIPFDKGWKVYVDGKEEAIQSFKGAFLSVPLSAGEHDVEFVFLPYGLRLGAGLSIFSLLGFGGVLVLFEKEENKD, encoded by the coding sequence GTGGGGTATTATGAGGAAAAAACGACATTGACCTTTACAACGACATTCAGTAGTACGGACAAACTTGCTATTGTAAAACCGGATATTGTTTTACTTGACACACCGAAGTTTAAAAAATCTGTAGATGCCTTACAGGAAAAAGGTGTGGATATGAAAGTAAATGGTCGACATGCAGAAGCGAAGGTAAGTGCAGAAAAAGATCAATTACTATGGACAACGATTCCTTTTGACAAAGGCTGGAAAGTATATGTAGATGGAAAAGAAGAAGCAATACAAAGTTTTAAAGGGGCTTTCCTATCTGTTCCGTTAAGTGCCGGTGAACACGACGTTGAATTTGTCTTTTTACCTTATGGCTTGAGGCTGGGAGCAGGGCTGTCTATTTTTAGCTTGCTTGGCTTCGGGGGGGTATTGGTATTATTTGAAAAAGAAGAAAACAAAGACTGA
- a CDS encoding helicase C-terminal domain-containing protein, with translation MKKNPIYAVVDIETTGTDPQVDRIIQFGCVLIEEGKIVTRFSTDVNPGRSISPQIQHLTGITNKQVTKAPYFEDIALTIHHLLADTIFVAHNIYFDYSFLNKELQRCGAPELQIPGIDTVELSQIFFPTEKSFRLSDLSESLGLVHENPHQADSDAQVTAEVFLLIEKRIRTLPLLSLKMILLLSDQLGMETGAYLNRLYEEMKVQPIPLKEGLQVIDGLVLRKKVLPYFETSVYETGAYPTSKKQKERVFAKQLTYRKEQSRMMNDVFKHFTEGKEKNLFIEAATGIGKTFGYLFPSSYFAEPKKPVIVSTVSIMLQNQLFEKDIPFTNRFAEKKLQATVLKSHRHYLDLQRFRETLKNPIKQKQYALYQMRVLVWLLETETGDLDELQLINFNHIFWKDTIHRGTELLKKDDPLYQEDFVRFLYKKAEQSNLLIVNHAFLMQESFRKHPLLPKEASLIIDEAHHLPDVVKRTALQTIPIYAFQKQVVQAREEGQLFDQVISLLEKLPTEKRYVEMYSRTLIDIVEDLKDFAYELGQILVIDKREQLQESVIQKTQFDQLSLEGEKLIRKIETYLSDLEEIQQQVRTGIDRQLERFSVSERMKLTALFQLFSEVSNLAECFDIFVNQWEAHWVKEYRTDKKGLTILAVNDLSAGMIKKASWYPNYQHILYTGGTLVFWKNRQYLPDKLGVDDFSVKVLPDPYDYEKSARLYVPKLPMDIHEVSDAEFAEYISQIVEQVARQEDRPILVLFTSHEVLRKTYSHLHQSMMNIGREVMAQGISGTREKLLKRFYHSKNSILLGADSFWEGVDLPGDSLQLLIVTRLPFENPKRLLVKAEYEYLEAQGINPFTGEALPKASMRLRQALGRLIRSENDHGVLLVLDRRLVRTKYGKRMLRALPKRLPVEELSLDETLLSIHEFFKEKG, from the coding sequence ATGAAAAAAAATCCAATATATGCGGTCGTTGATATAGAAACCACCGGGACCGATCCTCAGGTAGACCGAATCATTCAATTCGGTTGTGTGTTGATCGAAGAAGGGAAGATTGTCACGCGTTTTTCAACAGATGTGAATCCGGGACGGAGTATTTCTCCACAAATTCAACACTTGACGGGAATCACGAATAAACAAGTGACTAAAGCACCCTATTTTGAAGATATTGCCTTGACCATTCATCATTTATTGGCAGACACGATTTTCGTTGCGCATAATATTTATTTTGATTATTCCTTTTTAAATAAAGAGCTTCAACGCTGTGGTGCACCGGAGTTACAAATTCCGGGTATCGATACGGTTGAGCTTTCACAAATATTTTTTCCCACTGAAAAAAGTTTTCGTCTAAGTGATTTATCCGAGAGCTTAGGCCTGGTTCATGAGAATCCGCATCAGGCGGACAGTGATGCTCAGGTAACAGCGGAGGTTTTTCTACTGATTGAAAAAAGAATCAGAACGCTTCCTCTATTGTCATTGAAAATGATTTTATTATTGAGTGACCAGTTAGGAATGGAGACAGGTGCTTACTTGAATAGACTGTATGAAGAAATGAAGGTGCAGCCCATTCCATTGAAAGAGGGCCTGCAAGTGATTGATGGGCTTGTTTTAAGAAAAAAAGTTCTTCCTTACTTTGAAACATCTGTCTATGAGACTGGCGCGTATCCAACATCGAAGAAACAAAAAGAGCGAGTATTTGCTAAGCAATTGACTTACCGTAAGGAACAAAGTCGAATGATGAATGATGTTTTTAAACATTTTACCGAGGGGAAAGAGAAAAATCTGTTCATTGAGGCTGCGACAGGGATAGGAAAAACATTTGGGTATTTGTTTCCAAGCAGCTACTTTGCTGAACCGAAGAAGCCGGTAATCGTCAGTACGGTATCAATCATGCTTCAAAATCAGCTTTTTGAAAAAGATATTCCATTTACGAATCGTTTTGCAGAGAAAAAGCTGCAGGCGACGGTCTTAAAAAGTCATCGTCATTATCTTGATCTTCAACGGTTTAGAGAAACCTTGAAGAACCCAATCAAGCAAAAACAATATGCGCTTTATCAAATGAGAGTATTGGTCTGGCTTTTGGAAACAGAGACAGGAGATCTCGACGAACTGCAGTTGATCAATTTTAATCATATTTTTTGGAAAGATACTATCCATAGAGGGACAGAGCTTTTGAAGAAGGATGATCCTCTCTATCAAGAAGATTTTGTTCGATTTCTTTATAAAAAAGCGGAGCAAAGCAATCTGCTGATCGTCAATCATGCCTTTTTGATGCAGGAATCATTTAGAAAGCACCCGTTACTACCGAAAGAGGCGAGTCTGATCATCGATGAGGCACATCATTTACCGGATGTCGTAAAACGTACTGCGCTGCAGACGATTCCGATTTATGCTTTTCAAAAGCAGGTCGTCCAAGCTCGCGAAGAAGGTCAGCTTTTCGATCAAGTAATCTCTCTACTGGAGAAACTACCTACTGAAAAACGGTATGTTGAGATGTACTCCCGCACACTGATTGATATTGTGGAAGATCTGAAAGACTTTGCTTATGAGTTGGGGCAGATTTTGGTCATTGATAAGCGTGAACAGCTACAAGAATCTGTGATTCAGAAGACGCAGTTCGATCAGCTTTCCTTAGAAGGAGAAAAGCTGATTCGAAAAATTGAGACCTACTTGAGTGATTTGGAAGAAATACAACAACAGGTTCGAACAGGAATCGATCGTCAGTTGGAAAGATTTTCTGTTTCTGAACGGATGAAGCTCACTGCGCTATTTCAACTGTTTTCAGAGGTTTCCAATCTGGCTGAATGTTTTGATATCTTTGTTAATCAATGGGAAGCTCATTGGGTCAAGGAATATCGAACCGATAAAAAAGGGCTGACTATACTTGCGGTCAATGATCTGAGTGCCGGGATGATCAAAAAGGCCAGTTGGTATCCTAATTATCAGCATATTCTCTATACAGGCGGAACATTGGTTTTTTGGAAAAACCGACAGTACTTGCCGGATAAACTTGGGGTAGATGATTTCTCTGTTAAGGTTTTGCCGGACCCTTATGATTATGAAAAATCTGCTCGACTCTATGTTCCTAAGCTTCCAATGGATATCCATGAGGTGTCAGATGCGGAGTTTGCTGAATATATTAGTCAGATAGTAGAACAGGTAGCGAGGCAGGAAGATCGCCCGATTTTAGTTCTGTTCACTTCCCATGAGGTACTCAGAAAAACATATAGTCATTTGCATCAATCGATGATGAATATTGGGAGAGAGGTCATGGCTCAAGGAATTAGTGGCACGAGAGAGAAATTATTGAAACGGTTTTACCATAGTAAAAACAGCATTTTACTCGGTGCAGATAGTTTTTGGGAAGGAGTAGACCTTCCAGGAGATTCCCTGCAACTATTGATTGTCACGCGGTTGCCTTTTGAAAACCCGAAACGACTACTAGTCAAAGCGGAGTATGAATACCTTGAAGCACAGGGAATCAATCCTTTTACAGGGGAAGCCCTTCCTAAAGCGTCTATGCGATTACGACAGGCACTGGGGCGGCTCATTCGTTCTGAAAATGACCATGGTGTACTGCTGGTGTTGGATCGTCGACTTGTCCGAACAAAATACGGTAAGCGAATGCTAAGAGCTTTGCCTAAACGGTTACCAGTTGAAGAACTATCATTAGACGAAACGTTGCTATCTATCCATGAATTTTTTAAAGAAAAAGGATAA
- a CDS encoding DUF5590 domain-containing protein: MTSDEQKEHKRVVILLALVAILLTIIVMLSIFYIRSTHSKSQARKEAVKIAEEHAQLDSVEDFYWFNRDETYFGLTGKDASGNEIVVIIPEKGGDILTFDQEEGLTEGQAKQVVKERYGEENVQKVNLGMFDGKAVWEVVCKSSEGALNYYLIAFENGEEVNTVLGI; the protein is encoded by the coding sequence GTGACATCAGATGAGCAGAAAGAACACAAAAGGGTTGTCATACTTTTGGCACTTGTTGCCATTTTGTTGACCATTATTGTTATGTTAAGTATTTTTTATATCCGTTCGACCCATTCAAAGTCTCAAGCACGAAAAGAAGCGGTCAAAATCGCGGAAGAACATGCGCAGTTGGATTCTGTGGAGGACTTCTACTGGTTCAATCGAGACGAAACCTACTTTGGTTTGACTGGAAAAGATGCATCTGGGAATGAAATTGTCGTCATTATCCCTGAAAAGGGTGGAGATATCTTGACGTTTGATCAAGAAGAAGGTCTCACGGAAGGTCAAGCGAAGCAAGTAGTGAAAGAGCGCTATGGTGAAGAAAATGTTCAAAAAGTCAATCTCGGTATGTTTGACGGTAAAGCAGTTTGGGAAGTTGTCTGCAAGTCATCTGAAGGGGCGCTGAACTATTATTTGATTGCCTTTGAAAATGGTGAGGAAGTCAACACTGTTCTTGGGATTTGA
- a CDS encoding pyridoxal phosphate-dependent aminotransferase, which translates to MKLSKRAQQLAPSVTLAASTKAKKLKSEGKDVLNLTVGEPDFATPKNIQEAAIQAITDGRASYYTPSAGIPELRQAVVEMIHREYGLDYDAKQVIITDGAKYSLYLLFQAMLDAGDEVIIPVPYWVSYGEQVKLAEGTPVFVSCEEENDFKVTVDQLEAVRTDQTRAMILNSPSNPTGMIYTKEELLAIGNWAVAHDIMIVSDDIYGQLVYNGNTFTPLATVSEAIRKQTIIINGVSKSYAMTGWRIGYTIADEQLIGAMNNIASHSTSNPTAVSQYAAVEALNGNQDTVEAMRKSFEERLNTIYPKAAALPGFKLTKPQGAFYLFPNIRETLTLCGYDDVTTWVDDLLEEAYVALVTGEGFGSSDHIRISYASDLAVLEQAIERIAGFIDKKIQENN; encoded by the coding sequence ATGAAACTATCAAAACGTGCACAGCAGTTGGCACCTTCGGTTACTTTAGCGGCATCAACAAAGGCTAAAAAGCTAAAAAGCGAAGGAAAGGATGTCTTAAATCTGACGGTTGGGGAGCCAGATTTTGCTACACCGAAAAATATTCAAGAGGCAGCGATTCAGGCAATCACAGATGGCAGAGCGAGCTATTACACTCCGTCAGCTGGAATTCCGGAGCTAAGACAGGCAGTTGTTGAAATGATCCACAGAGAGTATGGCTTGGATTATGATGCAAAACAAGTAATTATCACAGATGGGGCTAAATATTCCTTGTATCTTTTGTTTCAGGCGATGCTTGATGCGGGGGATGAAGTTATTATTCCGGTTCCATATTGGGTCAGCTATGGTGAACAGGTAAAACTTGCTGAGGGAACACCGGTTTTTGTTTCCTGTGAAGAAGAGAATGATTTCAAGGTAACAGTCGATCAACTGGAAGCAGTTCGAACAGACCAGACGAGGGCAATGATTTTGAATTCACCTTCTAATCCAACAGGGATGATTTATACGAAAGAAGAGCTGTTGGCTATTGGAAACTGGGCTGTAGCACATGATATCATGATTGTATCAGATGACATATATGGTCAGCTTGTATACAATGGCAACACTTTTACTCCTCTGGCAACAGTATCAGAAGCAATCCGAAAACAGACCATCATCATTAATGGTGTATCGAAATCTTATGCAATGACAGGCTGGAGAATCGGTTATACGATTGCTGATGAACAGCTTATTGGAGCTATGAACAATATTGCCTCTCATTCAACTAGCAACCCAACAGCTGTCAGTCAATATGCGGCAGTAGAAGCGTTGAATGGCAATCAAGATACAGTAGAAGCAATGAGAAAGTCATTTGAGGAACGGTTGAATACGATTTATCCTAAAGCAGCAGCCCTGCCAGGATTTAAGTTGACCAAGCCTCAAGGTGCATTTTATCTGTTTCCGAATATTCGTGAAACATTGACTTTGTGCGGGTATGATGACGTGACGACTTGGGTAGATGACTTGCTTGAAGAAGCTTATGTTGCCTTGGTAACAGGTGAGGGCTTCGGTTCTTCGGACCACATCCGTATCAGTTATGCGTCGGATCTAGCTGTATTGGAGCAGGCAATTGAACGAATCGCTGGATTTATCGATAAAAAAATCCAGGAAAACAACTAA
- the asnS gene encoding asparagine--tRNA ligase yields the protein MEQIQIIDSKNHVGETVKIGAWVANKRSSGKIAFLQLRDGTAYFQGIVVKSEVEEEVFQLAKGLNQETAVLITGEVREDTRSKFGYEIGITGIEVVGESHDYPITPKEHGTDFLMDHRHLWLRSSKQHAVMQVRNEIIRATYEFFNTNGFVKIDPPILTGSAPEGTTELFHTNYFDEEAYLSQSGQLYMEAAAMAFGKVFSFGPTFRAEKSKTRRHLIEFWMIEPEMAFMHQEDSLEVQEKYVAFLVQNVLDNCDYALDVLGRDKELLKKYTNLPFPRITYDDAVELLKKNGFEDIEWGDDFGSPHETFIANSFEQPVFILNYPKAIKPFYMKPHPTREDVVICADMIAPEGYGEIIGGSERATDYEFVLEQIRQHGLDEKEYSWYLDLRKYGSVPHSGFGLGLERTVTWLTGIEHVRESIPFPRLLNRLYP from the coding sequence GTGGAACAAATTCAAATCATTGATTCAAAAAATCATGTAGGCGAGACAGTAAAAATCGGTGCTTGGGTAGCGAATAAGCGTTCAAGTGGTAAAATTGCTTTTTTACAACTTCGTGATGGTACAGCTTATTTTCAAGGAATTGTCGTGAAAAGTGAAGTAGAGGAAGAGGTCTTCCAGCTTGCGAAAGGACTCAATCAGGAAACAGCAGTGCTGATTACGGGGGAAGTGAGAGAAGATACTCGTTCAAAATTCGGCTATGAAATTGGAATCACCGGCATCGAAGTAGTTGGGGAGAGTCATGATTACCCGATCACACCAAAAGAACATGGAACAGATTTTTTGATGGACCATCGCCACTTATGGTTGCGTTCTTCAAAACAGCATGCTGTAATGCAAGTTCGTAATGAAATCATCCGTGCAACCTATGAATTTTTCAACACGAATGGTTTTGTGAAAATCGATCCGCCTATCCTTACAGGAAGTGCGCCAGAAGGAACAACAGAACTGTTCCATACAAACTATTTTGACGAAGAAGCTTATTTATCACAAAGTGGTCAGTTATATATGGAAGCTGCTGCAATGGCATTCGGAAAAGTATTTTCTTTTGGTCCGACATTCCGTGCTGAAAAGTCTAAAACGCGTCGTCATCTGATTGAATTTTGGATGATAGAGCCTGAAATGGCCTTTATGCATCAAGAAGACAGTCTTGAAGTTCAGGAAAAGTATGTGGCCTTTTTAGTGCAGAACGTATTGGACAACTGTGATTATGCGTTGGATGTACTTGGTCGTGATAAAGAACTTCTTAAGAAGTACACAAACTTGCCATTCCCGCGCATTACTTATGATGATGCAGTAGAATTGCTGAAAAAGAACGGGTTTGAGGATATTGAATGGGGCGATGATTTTGGTTCGCCGCATGAAACCTTTATCGCTAATTCTTTTGAGCAGCCTGTGTTCATTTTGAACTATCCGAAAGCAATCAAACCATTTTACATGAAACCACATCCAACGAGAGAAGATGTCGTGATTTGTGCAGATATGATTGCACCAGAAGGCTATGGAGAAATCATTGGCGGCTCAGAAAGAGCAACCGATTATGAATTCGTATTGGAACAGATTCGCCAACATGGATTGGATGAGAAAGAATACTCATGGTATTTGGATTTGAGAAAATATGGTTCCGTTCCTCATTCTGGATTTGGTCTAGGTCTGGAACGTACAGTTACTTGGTTGACAGGGATCGAGCATGTTCGAGAGTCTATCCCATTCCCTCGTTTGTTAAATAGATTATATCCATAA